In Bacillus sp. SB49, a single window of DNA contains:
- a CDS encoding LCP family glycopolymer transferase, whose translation MGRANKKKKGLWWKVPVIVVVLLAITTGVYAFTVYNGAKATVDKKMNQQVAAIDTKVTKKKVKATEPLNILLLGVDQRANDRGRSDALMVLSLDPKNDRSQIVSIPRDSRTEMVGDSKHNGELDKINHAYAFGGADMSIQTVENFLDIDLDYYVRINMEGLSELVDAVGGVTIDNNLDWQGSNGFHYKKGTLNLDGDEALGYVRMRYEDPKGDLGRNERQRQIIQAVVDKGANVGSVNKIDDVLDVLGNNVATNLDFDTMKDLMVNYKDTRKDMTTYQMSGSGTRIGGIYYMQISDQEVQKARQKIQDYNS comes from the coding sequence ATGGGTCGTGCAAACAAGAAGAAAAAAGGATTATGGTGGAAGGTTCCCGTTATTGTTGTCGTACTATTGGCGATTACGACGGGGGTATATGCTTTCACCGTTTACAATGGTGCCAAAGCCACAGTCGATAAGAAGATGAACCAGCAGGTCGCTGCCATAGACACAAAGGTGACCAAGAAGAAAGTGAAAGCAACCGAACCTCTGAACATTCTTCTGCTCGGCGTAGATCAACGGGCGAATGACCGCGGAAGATCGGATGCACTGATGGTGCTGTCCCTTGATCCGAAGAATGACAGAAGTCAAATCGTTAGTATTCCAAGGGATTCACGAACCGAAATGGTCGGCGACTCCAAGCATAACGGCGAACTGGATAAGATTAATCACGCCTATGCTTTCGGAGGTGCAGATATGTCGATTCAAACGGTAGAGAACTTTCTAGATATCGATCTCGATTATTATGTGCGGATCAATATGGAAGGCCTCTCGGAACTGGTTGATGCTGTCGGTGGTGTCACCATTGATAACAACCTGGATTGGCAAGGTTCCAATGGTTTCCACTACAAGAAAGGGACGCTGAACCTGGATGGGGACGAAGCACTCGGCTATGTACGCATGCGTTATGAAGATCCTAAAGGTGATTTGGGGCGGAACGAGCGCCAGCGCCAGATTATCCAGGCTGTCGTCGATAAAGGGGCAAATGTCGGTTCTGTCAATAAGATCGATGATGTTCTCGACGTCCTTGGAAACAATGTGGCGACAAACTTGGATTTTGATACGATGAAAGATCTCATGGTCAATTATAAAGATACACGCAAGGACATGACTACCTACCAAATGTCCGGTTCAGGCACTAGGATCGGCGGTATCTACTACATGCAGATCAGTGATCAAGAAGTTCAGAAAGCTCGTCAAAAAATCCAGGATTATAATTCATAA
- the dhaK gene encoding dihydroxyacetone kinase subunit DhaK — protein sequence MKKIMNEPEQIIHEMLDGLTSAYPEKMRRLEETTVIVRKDAPVEGKVGIVSGGGSGHEPAHAGFVGKGMLDAAVSGEVFTSPTPDQILEAIKAVDSGAGVLLVVKNYTGDVMNFDMAKELAEAEGIAVESVLVNDDVAVEDSSFTTGRRGVAGTVFVHKIAGAKAEEGASLEEVKQTAEHVVHNVRTMGVALSPCIMPTSGEPSFHLEDGEMELGIGIHGEPGVETKPLATADEIATALLDSVLSELEPVGNDQAAVMINGMGATPEMELYVFNRKVQELLAEKGVSVCRTFVGEYMTSLEMAGCSLTILKVDDDLKALLNAPSEAPAFRY from the coding sequence ATGAAGAAAATAATGAATGAACCTGAACAAATTATTCATGAGATGTTGGACGGTTTGACGTCTGCCTACCCTGAAAAAATGAGACGCCTGGAAGAAACTACGGTGATTGTAAGAAAAGACGCACCCGTGGAAGGAAAGGTCGGGATAGTGAGCGGAGGCGGGAGCGGACATGAACCCGCTCATGCTGGTTTTGTGGGCAAAGGCATGTTGGACGCAGCCGTTTCCGGAGAGGTGTTCACATCTCCTACTCCTGATCAAATATTAGAAGCCATTAAAGCCGTTGACAGCGGAGCCGGCGTCCTGCTGGTCGTCAAAAACTATACGGGAGATGTCATGAACTTCGATATGGCTAAAGAGTTGGCAGAAGCAGAAGGAATTGCTGTGGAAAGTGTGCTTGTGAATGATGACGTAGCCGTCGAGGATAGCTCATTTACGACAGGCAGACGCGGGGTCGCCGGTACGGTGTTCGTCCACAAAATTGCCGGGGCGAAAGCAGAAGAAGGAGCTTCCCTTGAAGAAGTCAAGCAGACAGCTGAACACGTTGTTCATAATGTCCGGACGATGGGGGTGGCACTAAGCCCGTGCATCATGCCGACATCCGGGGAGCCGAGCTTTCATTTGGAGGACGGTGAGATGGAACTCGGGATCGGCATTCACGGGGAGCCGGGGGTGGAGACCAAGCCCCTGGCCACCGCAGACGAAATCGCCACAGCGCTTCTGGACAGTGTGCTGTCAGAATTGGAGCCGGTAGGAAACGACCAGGCTGCGGTCATGATCAATGGGATGGGAGCTACACCGGAGATGGAACTGTACGTGTTTAACCGCAAAGTACAGGAATTGCTTGCCGAGAAAGGGGTTTCCGTTTGTCGTACTTTTGTTGGGGAATATATGACATCCCTTGAAATGGCAGGCTGCTCTCTGACTATATTGAAGGTGGATGACGACTTGAAGGCGTTATTGAATGCGCCGTCCGAGGCTCCCGCATTCCGTTATTGA
- a CDS encoding MIP/aquaporin family protein: MSEFLGELIGTMILIIFGGGVVGGVVLKKSKAEGAGWVVITIGWGLAVTMGVYAVGGFTGAHLNPAVTLGFAAIGEFAWAKVPVYIAGQMVGAFIGGVIVFLNYLPHWRETEDKGAKLAVFSTDPAVRSPFSNLVSEIIGTFVLVMGLLFIGANEFTEGLNPLIVGALIIAIGMSLGGATGYAINPARDLGPRIAHALLPIPGKGGSDWSYAWVPIVGPVLGGIYGAVFYRAIFMQDYTAVFWGLSVVVAVVLIAAASSELKKNASVTKIEEKIS, translated from the coding sequence ATGTCTGAATTCCTTGGTGAATTGATTGGTACAATGATTTTGATCATCTTCGGCGGCGGTGTCGTCGGCGGTGTTGTTTTGAAGAAGTCGAAAGCGGAAGGTGCCGGCTGGGTCGTCATTACGATCGGATGGGGGCTGGCTGTTACGATGGGGGTTTATGCGGTCGGAGGATTTACCGGCGCACACTTGAACCCGGCGGTGACGCTCGGATTTGCGGCGATCGGTGAATTTGCATGGGCGAAGGTTCCTGTTTATATTGCGGGACAAATGGTTGGTGCCTTCATCGGTGGAGTGATTGTGTTCTTGAACTACCTTCCTCACTGGAGGGAAACGGAAGATAAAGGTGCGAAGCTGGCTGTGTTCTCCACAGATCCCGCTGTACGAAGCCCTTTCTCAAACCTTGTAAGTGAAATTATCGGTACGTTCGTATTGGTTATGGGCTTGTTGTTCATTGGTGCAAACGAATTCACGGAAGGATTAAATCCGCTGATCGTCGGTGCTTTGATTATCGCGATCGGAATGTCACTGGGTGGAGCTACAGGGTATGCCATTAACCCGGCACGAGATCTTGGGCCGAGAATCGCCCACGCTCTGCTTCCAATCCCGGGCAAAGGCGGATCAGACTGGAGCTATGCATGGGTACCGATTGTCGGACCTGTTCTTGGTGGTATTTATGGGGCGGTATTCTACCGCGCAATATTCATGCAGGACTATACTGCTGTTTTCTGGGGATTGTCAGTCGTCGTAGCAGTTGTTCTTATTGCGGCAGCAAGTTCTGAATTAAAGAAGAATGCATCCGTAACGAAGATTGAAGAAAAAATCAGCTGA
- the dhaL gene encoding dihydroxyacetone kinase subunit DhaL — protein sequence MLNVENTIQWMMITNEKYQEQKDYLTSLDRAVGDGDHGINMARGFKEVASALEDGSFSDVSDVLKKAAMTVMSKVGGASGPLYGTAFLKMSTACKGRDVDASVFSEMVQEALEGLKQRGKAEIGEKTMIDVWSPVAEAVKEEGTWEPVKWKEAAETAMEATESLQATKGRASYLKERSVGHLDPGAVSTFYLFEALASVEGAE from the coding sequence ATGTTGAACGTCGAAAATACCATCCAATGGATGATGATTACGAATGAGAAGTATCAGGAACAGAAAGATTATCTCACCTCCCTGGACCGCGCGGTCGGAGACGGCGATCACGGTATTAATATGGCTAGAGGGTTCAAGGAAGTGGCTTCTGCTTTGGAAGACGGGTCCTTCAGCGACGTTTCAGATGTGTTGAAAAAGGCAGCCATGACCGTGATGTCAAAAGTGGGCGGAGCATCTGGCCCCCTTTATGGTACCGCATTTTTGAAAATGTCGACGGCATGCAAAGGAAGAGACGTCGATGCGTCCGTCTTCAGTGAAATGGTGCAGGAAGCACTGGAAGGTTTGAAGCAGAGAGGAAAAGCAGAGATTGGCGAGAAGACGATGATCGATGTGTGGTCTCCAGTCGCCGAAGCAGTAAAAGAGGAAGGCACTTGGGAGCCTGTGAAATGGAAAGAAGCTGCAGAAACGGCAATGGAAGCTACAGAATCTCTCCAAGCGACGAAAGGACGGGCTTCCTACTTGAAAGAACGGTCCGTCGGTCATCTTGATCCTGGTGCTGTCTCTACCTTTTACTTATTTGAAGCGCTGGCATCTGTGGAAGGGGCTGAGTGA
- the dhaM gene encoding dihydroxyacetone kinase phosphoryl donor subunit DhaM — translation MSNVGIVLVSHSDKVTEGIKELLDQVVGSVPVVSAGGSEDGGIGTSFDRIQTAIQSIEAENVLVFYDLGSAKMNAEMAIEMSEQVKAQLVSYPILEGAYLAAVEASIDKSLEDILASLQKEFGRD, via the coding sequence ATGTCGAATGTCGGAATCGTGCTTGTTTCCCACAGCGATAAGGTGACCGAAGGAATAAAAGAACTGTTGGATCAGGTTGTCGGCAGCGTTCCGGTCGTATCCGCCGGGGGGAGTGAAGACGGTGGGATCGGGACAAGCTTTGACCGAATTCAAACAGCGATTCAGTCGATCGAAGCAGAAAACGTTCTTGTTTTTTATGATTTAGGAAGTGCAAAGATGAATGCGGAAATGGCGATTGAAATGAGCGAACAGGTGAAAGCTCAGCTTGTATCCTATCCTATCCTTGAGGGTGCTTATTTAGCAGCGGTGGAAGCAAGCATCGACAAGTCGTTGGAGGATATATTGGCCTCCTTGCAGAAAGAATTCGGCAGGGACTGA
- a CDS encoding ATP-binding protein gives MRVSLRTKISGLVLSLLLLVIALLTGAFAYIEKEDVEDQMGQLALRVASTVSFMPSVQQAFQQEDPSRTIQPIALRVQEETGAEFVVVGNAAGIRYAHPDPDKIGKKMVGGDNDRAVMDGEYYVSTAEGSLGPSMRGKAPIYSNDGDIVGLVSVGFLLEDVRSSVWKKMSHVFGIALLTLLIGVIGSLFLARSIKKDTLGLEPYQITSFYQARQAILSSVKEGIISINEQGNVTMINNSAMELLNIKDKTEGRPIKEVFPNTKMLDVLRTGRMVKDEEMRLQNKIVIVNRTPIIQDDKVIGVVSSFRDKTEVREMVQALSEVKRYSEGLRSQTHEHANKMYLLLGLLQLGKQNEAVAMIEEEYTYAEKNQRIIFDRIGDDTVQAILAGKMSKASELKVEFVIQEESELQRVPSHISRTDLVTVLGNIIDNAFEAVQNQEEKRVEFFATDVGEAVVFEVTDSGGGIPEDSFCYLFIRGYSTKQGEMRGYGLSNVKEVIDKQKGSMEISDAPDGGTVFSIFFPKVKGADEYESDGQ, from the coding sequence ATGAGAGTATCACTCAGAACGAAGATATCGGGCTTGGTTCTTTCATTGCTCCTTCTTGTCATTGCCCTCCTTACCGGTGCGTTTGCTTATATTGAGAAAGAAGATGTAGAAGATCAAATGGGACAGCTCGCTCTTCGTGTTGCGAGTACCGTCTCCTTTATGCCTTCTGTCCAACAGGCGTTTCAGCAGGAGGACCCGTCCAGGACTATTCAACCCATTGCGTTACGAGTGCAGGAAGAAACGGGAGCGGAATTCGTTGTAGTCGGCAATGCCGCCGGCATCCGCTATGCCCATCCGGACCCGGACAAAATCGGGAAGAAGATGGTTGGTGGCGATAACGATCGTGCGGTGATGGACGGTGAGTATTACGTTTCCACCGCTGAAGGTTCGCTCGGTCCTTCAATGCGGGGAAAGGCACCGATTTACTCCAATGACGGGGATATTGTAGGTCTCGTGTCGGTCGGTTTTCTGTTGGAAGACGTGCGTTCTTCTGTTTGGAAGAAGATGAGCCACGTCTTCGGTATCGCTCTCCTGACGTTATTGATCGGGGTCATCGGAAGTCTTTTCCTGGCACGCAGTATTAAGAAAGACACGCTTGGTCTCGAACCATATCAAATCACCTCCTTCTATCAAGCACGGCAGGCAATCCTTTCTTCGGTCAAAGAAGGAATCATTTCCATAAATGAACAGGGAAATGTCACGATGATCAATAATTCCGCCATGGAGCTTTTGAACATCAAGGATAAGACGGAAGGACGACCGATTAAGGAAGTCTTTCCTAATACGAAGATGTTGGATGTCTTGAGGACAGGACGGATGGTGAAAGATGAGGAAATGCGCCTCCAAAACAAGATTGTCATCGTCAACCGAACCCCGATCATCCAGGATGACAAAGTCATCGGTGTCGTTTCCAGTTTTCGTGATAAAACGGAGGTAAGGGAAATGGTGCAGGCGTTATCAGAGGTGAAGCGTTATTCAGAAGGCCTGCGTTCACAAACGCATGAGCATGCCAACAAAATGTACCTGCTGCTCGGTCTTCTTCAATTAGGGAAACAAAACGAAGCCGTAGCGATGATCGAGGAGGAGTACACCTATGCGGAGAAGAACCAACGGATTATTTTCGACCGCATCGGGGATGACACCGTACAGGCGATCCTGGCAGGCAAGATGAGTAAAGCGAGTGAGTTGAAGGTGGAGTTTGTGATACAGGAAGAATCGGAGCTGCAGCGGGTCCCGAGTCATATCAGCAGGACGGATCTTGTGACGGTCCTCGGAAACATCATTGATAATGCTTTCGAAGCCGTACAAAATCAGGAGGAAAAACGGGTGGAGTTCTTTGCGACAGATGTGGGGGAAGCAGTCGTTTTTGAAGTGACGGACAGTGGCGGGGGGATCCCGGAAGATTCTTTCTGCTATTTGTTTATCCGGGGATATTCAACTAAACAAGGGGAAATGCGCGGGTATGGTTTGTCTAATGTTAAAGAGGTCATAGACAAGCAGAAGGGATCGATGGAAATCAGTGATGCGCCGGATGGAGGAACCGTGTTCTCCATTTTCTTCCCTAAAGTGAAAGGGGCGGATGAGTATGAAAGTGATGGTCAGTGA
- a CDS encoding cell wall-binding repeat-containing protein — protein sequence MNKNRLGFLILTILSFTLMSAVPISAEAMRKIDSFDKEIEAIRLGEKHKGVYVQSIKKVPMTAIHDRQVVVQLTPGTSLDFPEYEEVQADPLLLLRIPVQLDYHQELRRIQSMEGVESASPNIIYTPMYKPWDVYYRSYQDYLKKIGMEQAWDVTKGTKEVSVAVIDSGVLPSHEDLQGRLTAGFDAFTNGPVRSDGAGHGTHVTGILAANTNSRGGIGVAPGIKVIPIKAGDDRSVYTSAVLRGIDYAVDNHADVINMSFGSFYNDPAVQEKLLEAYDAGITLVAASGNEETNVPAYPAGYPWVIAVGATDTTSSSPRHAPFSNIGSHIDVAAPGVDIFSTSYDGTYGVGSGTSYSAPIVSGLAALLISEHRDWEPSEVEYALQASSDQLLRGESNEQLGFGQVNGAAALRTGLKSLVEDSSAWDLSKTRPLQIGSLSESLNYPSDRDLYKWNAEAPGQASLRLHHPAGHIDPVLVVYREMNGSIYEQDYIDEHGQGIAETLTFQAGEGTYYIGVYDYYENWSAQPYTLTLDQELPQAERISGTDRFETAVEISKQGWQDGAGSVLIATGFDFPDALSASPLAYQLDAPILLTRPDRLGTETKREIGRLGASSVYIIGGINAVSANVEKEIRSQGLQVTRVAGGDRYETSVEIAEELKQLLGRSLTSAVVSSGRNFPDALASAPYAARHSLPILLTKEKTLSPEVKEITDTLQETIVIGGTGVVNDSVVRMLPNPVRYAGENRFDTAVRFIEGTGMEADGIYAATGFQFADALTGSVLAAKESKPIVLVRHDRISPEVITFLNGASPEVISILGGTAAISKEVGYHLRKFLDQ from the coding sequence TTGAATAAGAATCGACTCGGCTTCCTAATTCTAACCATCCTGTCTTTTACACTTATGTCCGCTGTTCCCATATCAGCAGAAGCAATGAGAAAGATTGACAGCTTTGATAAAGAAATAGAAGCCATACGTCTTGGAGAAAAGCATAAGGGTGTATATGTTCAGAGTATAAAGAAAGTGCCCATGACGGCGATTCATGACAGGCAGGTAGTCGTCCAACTAACTCCCGGAACTTCTTTAGATTTCCCTGAATATGAAGAGGTCCAAGCGGATCCATTACTCCTATTACGTATCCCTGTACAGCTTGACTACCATCAGGAACTCCGCCGGATTCAAAGTATGGAGGGAGTGGAAAGCGCTTCCCCTAATATCATTTATACTCCGATGTACAAGCCCTGGGATGTCTATTACCGCTCTTACCAGGATTATTTAAAAAAGATTGGTATGGAACAGGCCTGGGATGTGACCAAGGGCACAAAAGAAGTGAGCGTGGCAGTGATTGACTCGGGAGTACTGCCTTCCCATGAGGATCTGCAGGGTCGTTTGACAGCAGGGTTCGATGCATTTACGAACGGTCCCGTCCGTTCTGATGGTGCGGGACATGGAACCCATGTAACAGGGATACTTGCTGCAAACACCAATAGCAGAGGCGGTATCGGTGTTGCACCCGGTATTAAAGTGATTCCTATCAAAGCTGGAGATGACCGAAGCGTCTACACTTCAGCAGTCCTGCGCGGAATCGATTACGCTGTCGATAACCATGCCGATGTCATCAACATGAGTTTTGGAAGCTTTTATAATGACCCAGCCGTACAGGAAAAGCTGCTGGAAGCCTACGACGCTGGAATTACACTCGTAGCCGCTTCCGGGAATGAAGAGACCAACGTCCCTGCTTACCCGGCCGGCTACCCTTGGGTGATTGCCGTCGGCGCAACCGACACGACCTCATCCTCCCCAAGACATGCGCCGTTCTCCAATATCGGCAGCCACATTGATGTCGCTGCGCCGGGGGTGGACATTTTCAGCACAAGTTACGACGGCACATACGGAGTCGGCAGTGGTACTTCCTACTCTGCACCGATTGTCAGCGGACTAGCCGCCTTACTGATATCCGAACATAGAGACTGGGAGCCTTCGGAAGTTGAATATGCCCTTCAGGCAAGTTCCGATCAGCTGCTCCGCGGAGAATCTAATGAACAGCTGGGATTTGGACAAGTAAACGGCGCTGCTGCTCTTCGCACCGGACTAAAATCTTTAGTAGAGGACTCCTCTGCATGGGATCTCAGTAAAACAAGGCCCCTTCAAATCGGATCGCTTTCCGAATCGTTAAATTATCCAAGTGACAGAGACTTATATAAATGGAACGCGGAGGCACCAGGGCAAGCTTCACTAAGGCTCCACCATCCAGCCGGGCACATCGACCCCGTCCTGGTCGTATACCGGGAAATGAACGGATCGATTTATGAGCAGGACTACATCGACGAGCATGGTCAAGGAATAGCCGAGACGCTCACGTTTCAAGCTGGAGAGGGCACCTATTACATCGGTGTGTATGACTACTATGAGAACTGGTCTGCGCAGCCCTATACTCTTACGCTTGATCAGGAGCTTCCACAGGCCGAGAGAATCAGCGGTACAGACAGATTCGAGACAGCAGTAGAGATCTCCAAACAAGGATGGCAGGATGGAGCAGGTTCCGTCCTGATTGCAACAGGATTTGACTTTCCCGATGCTCTTTCCGCTTCTCCGCTGGCGTATCAGTTGGATGCTCCCATCCTTTTGACAAGACCTGATCGGTTGGGAACAGAAACGAAACGGGAAATAGGACGACTGGGTGCATCTTCGGTTTATATCATCGGAGGCATCAACGCGGTATCTGCCAACGTAGAAAAAGAAATACGGTCACAAGGCCTCCAAGTGACAAGAGTTGCAGGGGGTGACCGCTATGAAACTTCTGTAGAGATTGCTGAAGAACTGAAGCAATTACTGGGAAGGTCACTGACGAGTGCTGTCGTTTCGTCCGGCCGAAACTTCCCGGATGCCCTTGCGTCCGCTCCCTACGCTGCAAGGCATTCCCTGCCCATATTATTGACAAAGGAAAAAACGCTGTCACCTGAAGTGAAAGAGATTACCGATACCTTGCAGGAAACCATTGTCATAGGCGGAACGGGTGTCGTGAATGATTCCGTCGTGCGTATGCTCCCGAATCCCGTCCGATATGCAGGAGAGAATCGCTTTGATACGGCTGTAAGGTTTATAGAAGGTACAGGTATGGAGGCTGATGGAATATATGCTGCTACCGGCTTTCAATTCGCAGATGCGTTGACCGGTTCCGTCCTTGCAGCCAAGGAATCGAAACCGATCGTGCTCGTACGTCACGACCGGATATCACCGGAAGTCATCACATTCTTGAACGGCGCCTCTCCTGAGGTGATCTCCATTCTGGGTGGTACAGCCGCCATCAGCAAAGAGGTAGGATATCATTTAAGAAAGTTTTTGGATCAATAA
- the glpK gene encoding glycerol kinase GlpK: MAEKYILSIDQGTTSSRAILFNKEGKIVETGQKEFEQFFPKPGWVEHNANEIWTSVLACIADVLRKADVEPQQVAGIGITNQRETAVVWDRHTGKPIYNAIVWQSRQTEDICKELRAAGHNELFRSKTGLLLDPYFSGTKVKWILDNVEGAREKAENGDLMFGTIDTWLVYRLSGGKAHITDYSNASRTLMYNIYDLKWDEELLDILGVPKSMLPEVKPSSEVYAKTVDYHFFGQEVPIAGIAGDQQAALFGQACFEKGMAKNTYGTGCFMLMNTGEEGVASEHGLLTTLAWGIDGKVEYALEGSIFVAGSAIQWLRDGLNLIDSAPESEGYATSVDSSDGVYLVPAFVGLGTPYWDSDARGAVFGLTRGTSKAHFVRATLESLAYQTKDVLDAMIADSGIDLKALRVDGGAVKNDFLMQFQSDMLGVPVERPVVQETTALGAAFLAGLAVGYWKDKDEIKQHSDNERTFTVEMSKEEQDKLYSGWKKAVEATRQFK; this comes from the coding sequence ATGGCAGAGAAGTACATTTTGTCTATTGATCAGGGGACGACGAGCTCGAGAGCAATTCTTTTTAACAAAGAAGGAAAAATTGTAGAAACAGGCCAGAAGGAATTTGAACAATTTTTCCCGAAACCAGGCTGGGTCGAACATAATGCGAATGAAATTTGGACATCCGTCCTTGCTTGTATTGCCGACGTATTACGTAAAGCAGACGTAGAGCCACAGCAGGTTGCCGGAATCGGTATTACGAACCAGCGGGAAACAGCTGTCGTATGGGACCGTCATACAGGGAAACCAATCTATAACGCAATTGTCTGGCAGTCCAGACAGACGGAAGACATTTGTAAAGAGCTGCGTGCGGCGGGTCATAATGAGTTGTTCCGTTCGAAAACAGGTCTTCTGCTCGATCCGTATTTCTCTGGTACAAAGGTGAAGTGGATTCTGGATAACGTGGAAGGTGCCCGTGAAAAAGCGGAGAACGGGGACTTGATGTTTGGTACGATCGATACTTGGCTTGTCTACCGCCTTTCCGGTGGAAAAGCGCATATCACCGACTATTCCAACGCATCAAGGACGTTGATGTACAACATTTACGATCTTAAATGGGATGAAGAGCTTCTTGATATTTTAGGTGTACCTAAATCCATGCTTCCTGAAGTCAAACCATCTTCAGAAGTGTATGCGAAGACAGTGGATTACCATTTCTTCGGACAGGAGGTCCCTATTGCCGGTATCGCAGGAGATCAACAGGCGGCATTGTTCGGACAAGCCTGCTTTGAGAAAGGGATGGCTAAGAATACGTATGGAACCGGCTGCTTCATGCTTATGAATACAGGGGAAGAAGGGGTCGCTTCTGAACATGGTCTCTTGACGACACTTGCGTGGGGGATCGATGGCAAAGTCGAATATGCCTTGGAAGGAAGTATTTTTGTAGCAGGATCAGCTATCCAATGGCTGCGTGACGGTTTGAATCTCATCGATAGTGCACCGGAGTCAGAAGGATATGCGACTTCTGTCGATTCTTCCGACGGTGTATATCTTGTACCGGCATTCGTCGGTCTTGGAACACCGTACTGGGACAGCGATGCCCGCGGAGCTGTCTTCGGATTGACTCGTGGTACGTCCAAAGCCCACTTTGTCCGGGCTACACTGGAATCACTAGCTTATCAAACGAAAGATGTGCTGGATGCAATGATTGCTGATTCCGGCATCGATTTGAAGGCCCTTCGTGTGGACGGTGGAGCCGTGAAGAACGATTTCCTTATGCAGTTCCAGAGCGACATGCTTGGTGTGCCTGTTGAGCGGCCGGTGGTTCAGGAAACAACAGCACTAGGTGCTGCCTTCCTGGCAGGACTTGCCGTCGGTTATTGGAAAGATAAAGATGAAATTAAGCAGCATTCTGATAATGAGCGTACGTTTACGGTAGAAATGAGCAAAGAGGAACAAGATAAGTTGTACAGCGGCTGGAAGAAAGCTGTAGAAGCAACAAGACAATTCAAGTAA